The proteins below are encoded in one region of Candidatus Alcyoniella australis:
- a CDS encoding MotA/TolQ/ExbB proton channel family protein — translation MEQESTLFAPFQAGGPAMYVIAIFSIFAIAIIIERTIYIFFRYNINGPAFMNQVTKLINANNIDRALQLCKAAKNAALARVIEAGLKRHDRSEREIQDAVDEAALEILPQLQKRTGYLQMIANVSTLLGLLGTIMGIILAFQGVADADAKEKQEVLATGIYRALYTTAAGLIVAIPALVAHSVLMTKTVRIIDEIDEFSVKLINMLVARQSKQSDGK, via the coding sequence ATGGAACAAGAGTCCACTCTGTTCGCACCGTTTCAGGCGGGCGGACCCGCGATGTACGTCATCGCGATCTTCTCAATTTTCGCGATTGCGATCATTATCGAGCGGACGATCTACATTTTCTTCCGCTACAACATCAATGGTCCGGCGTTCATGAACCAGGTCACCAAGCTGATCAACGCCAACAACATCGATCGCGCATTACAATTGTGCAAGGCCGCGAAAAATGCAGCTCTGGCCAGGGTGATCGAGGCGGGGCTTAAACGCCACGACCGATCCGAACGCGAGATCCAGGACGCGGTGGACGAGGCCGCGCTCGAGATCTTGCCACAGCTGCAAAAACGAACGGGCTATCTGCAGATGATCGCCAACGTCTCGACTCTGCTGGGACTGTTGGGTACGATCATGGGCATCATCCTGGCTTTCCAGGGCGTGGCCGACGCCGACGCCAAGGAGAAGCAGGAGGTGCTGGCGACGGGCATTTACCGCGCGCTGTATACCACGGCGGCCGGTTTGATCGTCGCCATCCCGGCACTTGTCGCTCACTCGGTTCTGATGACCAAGACCGTACGGATCATCGACGAGATCGACGAGTTCTCGGTGAAGCTGATCAACATGCTGGTGGCCCGCCAGAGCAAACAGTCCGACGGGAAGTAG
- a CDS encoding biopolymer transporter ExbD: MSGRPSQKSRSRADEAEINLIPMMNLLCILIPFLLLSAAFVQLTMIETSLPARARAVATDEPIPEPEEKLTLTVLILEDGMTLAGAGGILAVGGEGEQAQNVMIGKKRQILMRTDGLELRDETGQPIWGDDYDWDTFKANLIKVKLGYLNQYSIILMPEDTISYETIIKVMDTARYYKPEGKDEEEFLFPNATLAKGIVVGSVQ; this comes from the coding sequence ATGTCGGGAAGGCCGTCTCAGAAATCTAGATCGCGAGCAGATGAAGCCGAGATCAATCTGATCCCGATGATGAACCTGCTGTGCATCCTGATTCCGTTTCTGCTGCTGTCGGCCGCCTTCGTGCAGCTGACGATGATCGAGACCAGTCTGCCGGCACGTGCCAGGGCGGTCGCAACCGACGAGCCGATCCCCGAGCCCGAGGAGAAGCTGACGCTGACCGTGCTGATCCTGGAGGACGGGATGACCCTCGCCGGCGCGGGCGGAATCCTGGCGGTCGGCGGTGAGGGCGAGCAGGCGCAGAACGTGATGATCGGCAAGAAACGGCAGATCCTGATGCGGACGGACGGTCTGGAACTGCGCGACGAGACGGGCCAACCGATCTGGGGCGACGATTACGACTGGGATACGTTCAAGGCGAACCTGATTAAGGTCAAGCTGGGGTATCTCAACCAGTACAGCATCATTCTCATGCCTGAAGACACGATTTCGTACGAAACGATAATCAAGGTGATGGACACCGCGCGGTACTACAAGCCGGAAGGCAAAGATGAAGAAGAGTTCTTGTTCCCCAACGCGACCCTGGCCAAGGGGATCGTCGTGGGTTCGGTGCAATGA
- a CDS encoding biopolymer transporter ExbD gives MAFAATKRKRIGIKHVERQIQMTSLMDMFTILLCFLLGTYDSVQLQITPSENLTMPTSINDKLPSQEPVSVMIAKNAILVGDSWIVDVSPDTGDVNSRSTLPQDGSWDPLIIPELYQVLKTRTDRLRERAQMEGTSFTGKLMLMGDKDIPYGLLKRVMITAGKAEFGDFQLLTYQTYSRKKE, from the coding sequence ATGGCTTTCGCTGCTACAAAACGCAAAAGGATCGGCATTAAGCACGTCGAGCGTCAGATCCAGATGACCTCGCTGATGGACATGTTCACGATCCTGCTTTGCTTCCTGCTGGGCACCTACGACTCGGTCCAATTGCAGATCACGCCCAGCGAGAACCTGACGATGCCCACGTCGATCAACGACAAGCTGCCTTCGCAGGAGCCCGTGTCGGTGATGATCGCCAAGAACGCGATTTTGGTGGGCGACAGCTGGATCGTTGACGTCTCGCCCGACACCGGCGATGTCAACAGCCGCAGTACGCTGCCCCAGGACGGCTCCTGGGATCCGCTGATCATCCCCGAGCTCTACCAAGTGCTCAAGACGCGGACCGACCGACTGCGCGAGCGCGCCCAGATGGAGGGCACAAGTTTCACCGGTAAACTGATGTTGATGGGGGACAAGGACATCCCCTACGGTTTGCTTAAGCGGGTGATGATTACGGCCGGCAAGGCAGAGTTTGGCGACTTCCAGCTGCTGACATACCAGACCTATTCAAGGAAGAAGGAATAG